One window from the genome of Drosophila albomicans strain 15112-1751.03 chromosome 2L, ASM965048v2, whole genome shotgun sequence encodes:
- the LOC117565235 gene encoding protein drumstick yields MFAVMRIDNDDCRSDFRRKMRPKCEFICKYCQRRFTKPYNLMIHERTHKSPEITYSCEVCGKYFKQRDNLRQHRCSQCVWR; encoded by the exons ATGTTTGCTGTAATGCGAATCGACAACGATGACTGCCGGTCGGATTTCCGTCGCAAGATGCGTCCAAAGTGTGAGTTCATTTGCAAGTATTGCCAGCGGCGTTTCACCAAGCCATACAATCTGATGATACACGAGCGCACGCACAAATCGCCAGAGATAACATATTCCTGTGAGGTCTGCGGCAAATACTTCAAGCAACGTGATAATCTGCGTCAGCACAG ATGTAGTCAGTGTGTTTGGCGATAA